The proteins below are encoded in one region of bacterium:
- the asnS gene encoding asparagine--tRNA ligase, with product MDSAPHIYIEDAGKYDGQIVTIKGWVYNKRSSGKIWFVVVRDGTGIMQCVASFADVGEAAFETLGKLTQESSLIVTGKVHADKRAPGGYELQLTSLELVALADEYPISPKEHGTAFLMDHRHLWIRSRRQHAILRIRHTIVKAIRDFFDERQFTLFDPPIFTPSACEGTSTLFETDYFGEKAYLTQSGQLYGEAGAMAFGKIYTFGPTFRAEKSKTRRHLTEFWMIEPEVAYLDLNGDMDLAEDLIVFIMQRVLETRQEELKAIERDVSFLERIQKPFPRITYTEAVEILRTNNIEFNWGDDIGGDEETIVSNQFDRPVMVHHFPSAIKAFYMKRDPQDDKLALGFDMLAPEGRGEIIGGAQREDDLNKLIERIHEENLPEEGYDWYLDLRRFGSVPHAGFGLGLERVVGWVCGLPHVRETIPFPRMMSRLKP from the coding sequence ATGGATAGCGCTCCCCATATTTACATCGAAGACGCCGGCAAATACGACGGCCAGATTGTAACCATTAAGGGCTGGGTCTACAACAAACGATCTTCCGGCAAAATCTGGTTTGTCGTCGTCCGTGACGGCACCGGAATCATGCAGTGCGTGGCCTCCTTTGCGGATGTCGGCGAAGCCGCCTTCGAAACTCTTGGCAAGCTCACGCAGGAATCCTCGCTCATCGTCACCGGCAAGGTGCATGCCGACAAGCGCGCACCCGGCGGTTACGAGCTGCAGTTGACGTCTTTAGAACTGGTGGCGCTCGCCGATGAGTACCCAATTTCGCCCAAGGAGCACGGCACCGCGTTCCTCATGGATCATCGCCATCTCTGGATCCGCAGCCGCCGCCAGCATGCCATTCTGCGCATCCGGCACACGATTGTCAAAGCCATCCGTGATTTCTTCGATGAGCGCCAGTTCACCCTCTTCGATCCGCCCATCTTCACGCCGTCCGCTTGTGAGGGAACCTCGACGTTGTTCGAAACCGATTACTTCGGTGAGAAGGCCTATCTGACGCAATCCGGTCAGCTCTATGGTGAAGCGGGCGCAATGGCCTTCGGAAAAATCTACACCTTCGGCCCCACCTTCCGCGCCGAAAAATCCAAAACCCGCCGCCACCTCACCGAGTTCTGGATGATCGAACCCGAGGTCGCCTACCTCGATCTCAACGGTGACATGGACCTCGCCGAAGACCTGATCGTCTTCATCATGCAACGGGTGCTCGAGACGCGGCAGGAAGAGTTGAAGGCCATCGAGCGCGACGTGTCCTTCCTCGAACGCATTCAGAAACCCTTCCCGCGCATCACCTACACTGAGGCCGTGGAAATTCTGCGCACCAACAACATCGAGTTCAACTGGGGCGATGACATCGGCGGCGATGAAGAAACCATTGTCTCCAACCAGTTCGACCGCCCGGTCATGGTGCATCATTTCCCGTCGGCCATCAAGGCCTTCTACATGAAGCGCGATCCGCAGGATGACAAGCTCGCCCTCGGCTTCGATATGCTCGCCCCCGAAGGTCGCGGTGAAATCATCGGCGGCGCGCAGCGTGAAGATGATCTGAACAAACTGATCGAACGCATCCACGAAGAAAATCTGCCGGAAGAAGGCTACGACTGGTACCTGGATCTGCGCCGCTTCGGCAGCGTGCCCCACGCCGGTTTCGGCCTTGGTCTCGAACGCGTTGTCGGCTGGGTCTGCGGCCTGCCTCACGTCCGCGAAACAATTCCCTTCCCCCGCATGATGTCCCGCCTGAAACCATAA
- a CDS encoding acylphosphatase encodes MQQRTKTLIRVQAIASGLVQGVNYRWFVVEHAKELELHGWVRNLADGCVEAEIEGAKEDVEKLVEAMKQGPGSAHVTGVATVDLPFENSYHDFQVRYR; translated from the coding sequence GTGCAACAGCGTACCAAAACACTGATCCGTGTTCAAGCCATTGCCTCCGGTCTCGTGCAGGGAGTCAACTACCGCTGGTTTGTCGTCGAACATGCCAAAGAACTCGAACTGCATGGCTGGGTGCGCAACCTCGCCGATGGCTGCGTCGAAGCGGAAATCGAGGGCGCAAAAGAGGACGTCGAGAAACTCGTCGAAGCCATGAAGCAAGGCCCCGGCTCCGCTCATGTCACCGGAGTTGCCACCGTCGACTTGCCCTTTGAGAACTCGTACCACGATTTTCAGGTGCGCTACCGTTAA